The genome window AGGTGAAAAATCAGGCGACGGCGCCGGGGTGAGGCTGGCCCTTTTTGTAGAAAACCAGTTGGGCTTTCAGCTCGGAAAGCTGTTCCGAATTTCGCTCCGATTTTGCCATCTGAATGGCTTTTTTAACGTTGTCGACGGCTTCCCTGAAATCGCCGGTTTCGGCCTGGGCTGCCGCCAGAATCATCAGGCTTTCTGCATCTTTTTCGCTGAGGTCGATGGCCCGCTGAGCAAATTCGAGCGCTTTGCCGCCGTCGCGTGCCTGGGAGTTGCGGTCGGTTGCCAGAAGCCATGCCTGTTCCTTCAGGAATTCAGGAGAGTTCATGTCCTCGGTTGAAATTTCTTCGGACAGAACTTCTGCTCGCGGAATTTCAGCGAGAGTTTTATCGACGGTAATTCCTTTTTCTTCAAACTTCTGTTCGATCGACAGTTTGTCGACGGCTTTGAGGTATGCTTCGCGCGGGTTGATAATTCCATCGGCGACCAAATTGTAGAGGCTGTCGGTGAAGGAGCGCATGCCGACATTGTGCCCAACCTGAATGGCCGTGGGCAGTTGATGGGTTTTTTCGTCGCGAATCATGGCGCGTACTGCGGAAGTGGCAATCAGCATCTCAGCAGCGGCGGCTCGGCCGCCGTCCATCCGTTTACACAGGGTTTGCGCAATAACGGCGGTGAGCGTGTTTGCCAGCAGGGTGCGGATCTGGTTCTGGCGTCCAGATGGGAATTTATCGATGATTCGGTCCACAGTGGACGTTGCGGTGTTCGTATGCAGCGTTGCAAGCACCAGATGGCCGGTTTCGGCGGTTTCCAGAGCAATCTCTGTGGTTTCCAGGTCGCGCATTTCTCCGAGAAGGACGATGTCCGGGTCTTCTCGAAGGGCGGCGCGCAGGGCGCCGGAAAAGCTGCGGGTGTGTCGGTGGACTTCGCGCTGGTTGATCAGGCACCCTTTGGAGTTGTGGGAAAACTCGATCGGGTCCTCAATGGTGATAATGTGTTCCG of Tichowtungia aerotolerans contains these proteins:
- a CDS encoding PilT/PilU family type 4a pilus ATPase — translated: MNRIDKLLEIAIDKGASDLHISSGYSPCIRVDGTMQFLSDYPALISEDNDAILQEIMPERNLREFEQSWDTDFGYEIEDTGRFRVNAFKDSQGTGAVFRTIPTKVPTIEELGLSFAGTLRELCMHTKGLIIVTGPTGSGKSTTLAAMVDLINRTRSEHIITIEDPIEFSHNSKGCLINQREVHRHTRSFSGALRAALREDPDIVLLGEMRDLETTEIALETAETGHLVLATLHTNTATSTVDRIIDKFPSGRQNQIRTLLANTLTAVIAQTLCKRMDGGRAAAAEMLIATSAVRAMIRDEKTHQLPTAIQVGHNVGMRSFTDSLYNLVADGIINPREAYLKAVDKLSIEQKFEEKGITVDKTLAEIPRAEVLSEEISTEDMNSPEFLKEQAWLLATDRNSQARDGGKALEFAQRAIDLSEKDAESLMILAAAQAETGDFREAVDNVKKAIQMAKSERNSEQLSELKAQLVFYKKGQPHPGAVA